The Halichoerus grypus chromosome 9, mHalGry1.hap1.1, whole genome shotgun sequence genome has a window encoding:
- the BAG6 gene encoding large proline-rich protein BAG6 isoform X1, whose protein sequence is MEPSDSTSTTTSMEEPDSLEVLVKTLDSQTRTFIVGAQMNVKEFKEHIAASVSIPSEKQRLIYQGRVLQDDKKLQEYNVGGKVIHLVERAPPQTQLPSGASSGIGSASGTHGGGPPPGTRGPGASVHDRNANSYVMVGTFNLPSDGSAVDVHINMEQAPIQSEPRVRLVMAQHMIRDIQTLLSRMECRGAPQAQHSQPPAQTPTVAPEPVALSSQTSEPVESEVPPREPMEAEEVEERVPAQSPELTPSGPAPVGPTPAPETNAPNHPSPAEYVEVLQELQRLESRLQPFLQRYYEVLGAAATTDYNNNQEGREEDQRLINLVGESLRLLGNTFVALSDLRCNLACAPPRHLHVVRPMSHYTTPMVLQQAAIPIQINVGTTVTMTGNGTRPPPAANAEAAPPGPGQASSLAPTSTVVDSSTEGVPPPGPAPPPTTSHPRVIRISHQSVEPVVMMHMNIQDSGTQPGGVPSAPTGPLGPPGHGQTLGSTLIQLPSLPPEFMHAVAHQITHQAMVAAVASAAAGQQVPGFPTAPTRVVIARPTPPQARPSHPGGPPVSGTLGTGLGTNASLAQMVSGLVGQLLMQPVLVAQGTPGMAPPAAPATASASAGTTNTATTAGPAPGGPAQPPPPQPSAADLQFSQLLGSLLGPAGPGAGGPGGASPTITVAMPGVPAFLQGMTDFLQATQTAPPPPPPPPPPAPAPEQQTVPPPGSPSAGAGSPGGLGLESLSPEFFTSVVQGVLNSLLGSLGARAGSSESIAAFIQRLSGSSNIFEPGADGALGFFGALLSLLCQNFSMVDVVMLLHGHFQPLQRLQPQLRSFFHQHYLGGQEPTPGNIRTATHTLITGLEEYVRESFSLVQVQPGVDIIRTNLEFLQEQFNSIAAHVLHCTDSGFGARLLELCNQGLFECLALNLHCLGGQQMELAAVINGRIRRMSRGVNPSLVSWLTTMMGLRLQVVLEHMPVGPDAILRYVRRVGDPPQPLPEEPMEVQGSERTSPEPQRENASPAPGTTAEEAMSRGPPPAPEGGGSRDEQDGASAETEPWAAAVPPEWVPIIQQDIQSQRKVKPQPPLSDAYLSGMPAKRRKTMQGEGPQLLLSEAVSRAAKAAGARPLTSPESLSRDLEAPEVQESYRQQLRADIQKRLQEDPNYSPQRFPNAHRAFADDP, encoded by the exons ATGAATGTAAAGGAGTTTAAAGAGCACATTGCTGCTTCTGTCAGCATTCCCTCTGAGAAACAACGGCTCATTTATCAGGGACGAGTTCTGCAGGATGATAAGAAGCTCCAGGAATACA ATGTTGGGGGAAAGGTTATTCACCTGGTGGAACGGGCTCCTCCTCAGACTCAGCTCCCTTCTGGGGCATCTTCTGGGATAGGGTCTGCCTCAGGCACCCATGGTGGAGGACCCCCACCTGGTACTCGGGGGCCTGGGGCCTCTGTTCATGACCGGAATGCCAACAGCTATGTCATGGTTGGAACCTTCAACCTTCCT AGTGACGGCTCTGCTGTGGATGTTCACATCAACATGGAACAGGCCCCGATTCAG AGTGAGCCCCGAGTACGGCTGGTGATGGCTCAGCACATGATCAGGGATATACAGACCTTACTATCCCGGATGGAG TGTCGAGGGGCACCCCAAGCACAGCACAGTCAGCCACCCGCACAGACGCCGACTGTGGCCCCGGAGCCTGTCGCCTTGAGCTCTCAAACATCAGAACCAGTCGAAAGCGAAGTGCCTCCTCGGGAGCCCATGGAGGCGGAAGAAGTGGAGGAGCGtgtcccagcccagagcccagaacTCACCCCTTCTGGCCCAGCCCCTGTGGGCCCAACACCTGCCCCAGAGACAAATGCGCCCAA CCACCCTTCGCCTGCGGAGTACGTTGAAGTGCTCCAGGAGCTCCAGCGGCTGGAGAGCCGCCTTCAGCCCTTCCTGCAGCGCTACTACGAGGTTCTGGGTGCCGCTGCCACCACGGACTACAACAACAAC CAAGAGGGCCGTGAAGAGGACCAGCGCTTGATCAACTTGGTGGGGGAGAGCCTGCGGCTGCTGGGCAACACCTTCGTGGCCCTGTCTGACCTGCGCTGCAACCTGGCCTGTGCGCCCCCACGACACCTGCACGTGGTTCGGCCCATGTCGCACTACACCACCCCCATGGTGCTTCAGCAGGCAGCCATCCCCATCCAG ATCAATGTGGGAACCACCGTGACCATGACGGGGAATGGGACTCGGCCCCCCCCGGCTGCCAATGCGGAGGCAGCTCCCCCTGGTCCTGGGCAGGCCTCATCCCTGGCTCCCACTTCCACCGTTGTCGACTCCTCAACCGAGGGGGTTCCCCCGCCAGGGCCGGCTCCCCCCCCGACCACCAGCCACCCGAGGGTCATCCGGATTTCCCACCAGAGCGTGGAACCCGTGGTCATGATGCACATGAACATCCAAG ATTCTGGCACACAGCCCGGTGGAGTTCCGAGTGCTCCCACTGGCCCCCTAGGACCCCCTGGTCATGGCCAGACCCTGG gctccaccctcatccagctgccctccctgccccctgagtTCATGCACGCCGTCGCCCACCAGATCACTCACCAGGCCATGGTGGCAGCTGTTGCCTCCGCGGCCGCAG GACAGCAGGTGCCAGGCTTCCCAACAGCTCCCACCCGGGTGGTGATTGCCCGGCCCACCCCTCCACAGGCTCGGCCTTCCCATCCTGGGGGGCCCCCCGTCTCGGGTACTCTA GGCACCGGGCTGGGTACCAATGCATCTTTGGCCCAGATGGTGAGCGGCCTTGTGGGGCAGCTTCTGATGCAGCCAGTTCTTGTGG CTCAGGGGACCCCAGGAATGGCTCCGCCTGCGGCCCCCGCCACCGCCTCAGCCAGCGCGGGCACCACCAACACCGCGACCACGGCCGGCCCTGCCCCCGGGGGGCctgcccagcccccgcccccgcagcccTCCGCCGCTGACCTGCAgttctcccagctcctggggaGCCTGCTGGGGCCAGCAGGGCCCGGGGCCGGGGGGCCCGGCGGGGCTTCTCCTACCATCACCGTGGCGATGCCTGGCGTCCCCGCCTTCCTGCAGGGCATGACCGACTTCCTGCAG GCGACACAGACGGCGCCTCCGCCCCctccgccgcccccacccccggccccggcccccgaGCAGCAGACCGTGCCCCCGCCGGGGTCCCCTTCTGCTGGTGCAGGGAGCCCTGGAGGCCTGGGTCTTGAGAGCCTGTCGCCGGAGTTTTTTACCTCCGTGGTGCAGGGTGTGCTGAACTCCCTGCTCGGCTCCCTGGGGGCCCGGGCCGGCAGCAGCGAGAGTATCGCCGCTTTCATCCAGCGCCTCAGCGGGTCCAGCAACATCTTCGAGCCTGGGGCTGATGGGGCCCTCG GATTCTTTGGGGCCCTGCTCTCTCTTCTGTGCCAGAACTTTTCCATGGTGGACGTGGTGATGCTCCTTCACGGCCATTTCCAGCCCCTGCAGCGGCTGCAGCCCCAGCTGCGGTCCTTTTTCCACCAGCACTACCTGGGTGGCCAAGAGCCCACACCTGGCAACATACGG ACGGCAACCCACACATTGATCACGGGGCTGGAAGAATACGTGCGGGAGAGTTTT TCTTTGGTGCAGGTTCAGCCCGGCGTGGACATCATCCGGACAAACCTGGAGTTTCTCCAGGAGCAGTTCAACAGCATTGCCGCTCACGTGCTGCACTGCACAG ACAGTGGATTTGGGGCCCGTTTACTGGAGTTGTGTAACCAGGGCCTGTTTGAATGCCTGGCCCTCAACCTGCACTGCTTGGGGGGACAGCAGATGGAGCTTGCCGCAGTCATCAACGGCCGAATT CGTCGCATGTCTCGTGGGGTGAACCCATCCTTGGTGAGCTGGCTGACCACTATGATGGGACTGAGGCTTCAGGTGGTTCTGGAGCACATGCCCGTGGGCCCTGATGCCATCCTCAGATACGTTCGCAGGGTCGGTGACCCCCCCCAG CCACTTCCTGAGGAGCCAATGGAAGTTCAGGGTTCAGAGAGGACTTCCCCTGAGCCTCAG CGGGAGAATGCTTCCCCGGCCCCGGGCACGACGGCAGAAGAGGCCATGTCCCGAGGGCCACCTCCTGCTCCTGAGGGCGGCGGCTCCCGGGACGAACAAGACGGAGCTTCAGCTGAGACCGAGCCTTGGGCAGCCGCAGTTCCCCCA GAGTGGGTCCCGATTATCCAGCAGGACATTCAGAGCCAGCGGAAGGTGAAGCCCCAGCCCCCCCTGAGCGACGCCTACCTCAGTGGTATGCCTGCCAAGAGACGTAAG ACGATGCAGGGTGAGGGCCCCCAGCTGCTTCTCTCAGAGGCCGTGAGCCGGGCAGCTAAGGCAGCCGGAGCTCGGCCCCTGACGAGCCCCGAGAGCCTGAGCCGGGACCTGGAGGCACCAGAGGTTCAGGAGAGCTACAGGCAGCAG ctccgGGCTGATATACAAAAGCGACTGCAGGAAGACCCCAATTACAGCCCCCAGCGCTTCCCTAATGCCCATCGGGCCTTTGCTGATGATCCCTAG
- the BAG6 gene encoding large proline-rich protein BAG6 isoform X8 — translation MEPSDSTSTTTSMEEPDSLEVLVKTLDSQTRTFIVGAQMNVKEFKEHIAASVSIPSEKQRLIYQGRVLQDDKKLQEYNVGGKVIHLVERAPPQTQLPSGASSGIGSASGTHGGGPPPGTRGPGASVHDRNANSYVMVGTFNLPSDGSAVDVHINMEQAPIQSEPRVRLVMAQHMIRDIQTLLSRMECRGAPQAQHSQPPAQTPTVAPEPVALSSQTSEPVESEVPPREPMEAEEVEERVPAQSPELTPSGPAPVGPTPAPETNAPNHPSPAEYVEVLQELQRLESRLQPFLQRYYEVLGAAATTDYNNNQEGREEDQRLINLVGESLRLLGNTFVALSDLRCNLACAPPRHLHVVRPMSHYTTPMVLQQAAIPIQINVGTTVTMTGNGTRPPPAANAEAAPPGPGQASSLAPTSTVVDSSTEGVPPPGPAPPPTTSHPRVIRISHQSVEPVVMMHMNIQDSGTQPGGVPSAPTGPLGPPGHGQTLGSTLIQLPSLPPEFMHAVAHQITHQAMVAAVASAAAGQQVPGFPTAPTRVVIARPTPPQARPSHPGGPPVSGTLGTGLGTNASLAQMVSGLVGQLLMQPVLVAQGTPGMAPPAAPATASASAGTTNTATTAGPAPGGPAQPPPPQPSAADLQFSQLLGSLLGPAGPGAGGPGGASPTITVAMPGVPAFLQGMTDFLQATQTAPPPPPPPPPPAPAPEQQTVPPPGSPSAGAGSPGGLGLESLSPEFFTSVVQGVLNSLLGSLGARAGSSESIAAFIQRLSGSSNIFEPGADGALGFFGALLSLLCQNFSMVDVVMLLHGHFQPLQRLQPQLRSFFHQHYLGGQEPTPGNIRTATHTLITGLEEYVRESFSLVQVQPGVDIIRTNLEFLQEQFNSIAAHVLHCTDSGFGARLLELCNQGLFECLALNLHCLGGQQMELAAVINGRIRRMSRGVNPSLVSWLTTMMGLRLQVVLEHMPVGPDAILRYVRRVGDPPQPLPEEPMEVQGSERTSPEPQRENASPAPGTTAEEAMSRGPPPAPEGGGSRDEQDGASAETEPWAAAVPPEWVPIIQQDIQSQRKVKPQPPLSDAYLSGMPAKRRKLRADIQKRLQEDPNYSPQRFPNAHRAFADDP, via the exons ATGAATGTAAAGGAGTTTAAAGAGCACATTGCTGCTTCTGTCAGCATTCCCTCTGAGAAACAACGGCTCATTTATCAGGGACGAGTTCTGCAGGATGATAAGAAGCTCCAGGAATACA ATGTTGGGGGAAAGGTTATTCACCTGGTGGAACGGGCTCCTCCTCAGACTCAGCTCCCTTCTGGGGCATCTTCTGGGATAGGGTCTGCCTCAGGCACCCATGGTGGAGGACCCCCACCTGGTACTCGGGGGCCTGGGGCCTCTGTTCATGACCGGAATGCCAACAGCTATGTCATGGTTGGAACCTTCAACCTTCCT AGTGACGGCTCTGCTGTGGATGTTCACATCAACATGGAACAGGCCCCGATTCAG AGTGAGCCCCGAGTACGGCTGGTGATGGCTCAGCACATGATCAGGGATATACAGACCTTACTATCCCGGATGGAG TGTCGAGGGGCACCCCAAGCACAGCACAGTCAGCCACCCGCACAGACGCCGACTGTGGCCCCGGAGCCTGTCGCCTTGAGCTCTCAAACATCAGAACCAGTCGAAAGCGAAGTGCCTCCTCGGGAGCCCATGGAGGCGGAAGAAGTGGAGGAGCGtgtcccagcccagagcccagaacTCACCCCTTCTGGCCCAGCCCCTGTGGGCCCAACACCTGCCCCAGAGACAAATGCGCCCAA CCACCCTTCGCCTGCGGAGTACGTTGAAGTGCTCCAGGAGCTCCAGCGGCTGGAGAGCCGCCTTCAGCCCTTCCTGCAGCGCTACTACGAGGTTCTGGGTGCCGCTGCCACCACGGACTACAACAACAAC CAAGAGGGCCGTGAAGAGGACCAGCGCTTGATCAACTTGGTGGGGGAGAGCCTGCGGCTGCTGGGCAACACCTTCGTGGCCCTGTCTGACCTGCGCTGCAACCTGGCCTGTGCGCCCCCACGACACCTGCACGTGGTTCGGCCCATGTCGCACTACACCACCCCCATGGTGCTTCAGCAGGCAGCCATCCCCATCCAG ATCAATGTGGGAACCACCGTGACCATGACGGGGAATGGGACTCGGCCCCCCCCGGCTGCCAATGCGGAGGCAGCTCCCCCTGGTCCTGGGCAGGCCTCATCCCTGGCTCCCACTTCCACCGTTGTCGACTCCTCAACCGAGGGGGTTCCCCCGCCAGGGCCGGCTCCCCCCCCGACCACCAGCCACCCGAGGGTCATCCGGATTTCCCACCAGAGCGTGGAACCCGTGGTCATGATGCACATGAACATCCAAG ATTCTGGCACACAGCCCGGTGGAGTTCCGAGTGCTCCCACTGGCCCCCTAGGACCCCCTGGTCATGGCCAGACCCTGG gctccaccctcatccagctgccctccctgccccctgagtTCATGCACGCCGTCGCCCACCAGATCACTCACCAGGCCATGGTGGCAGCTGTTGCCTCCGCGGCCGCAG GACAGCAGGTGCCAGGCTTCCCAACAGCTCCCACCCGGGTGGTGATTGCCCGGCCCACCCCTCCACAGGCTCGGCCTTCCCATCCTGGGGGGCCCCCCGTCTCGGGTACTCTA GGCACCGGGCTGGGTACCAATGCATCTTTGGCCCAGATGGTGAGCGGCCTTGTGGGGCAGCTTCTGATGCAGCCAGTTCTTGTGG CTCAGGGGACCCCAGGAATGGCTCCGCCTGCGGCCCCCGCCACCGCCTCAGCCAGCGCGGGCACCACCAACACCGCGACCACGGCCGGCCCTGCCCCCGGGGGGCctgcccagcccccgcccccgcagcccTCCGCCGCTGACCTGCAgttctcccagctcctggggaGCCTGCTGGGGCCAGCAGGGCCCGGGGCCGGGGGGCCCGGCGGGGCTTCTCCTACCATCACCGTGGCGATGCCTGGCGTCCCCGCCTTCCTGCAGGGCATGACCGACTTCCTGCAG GCGACACAGACGGCGCCTCCGCCCCctccgccgcccccacccccggccccggcccccgaGCAGCAGACCGTGCCCCCGCCGGGGTCCCCTTCTGCTGGTGCAGGGAGCCCTGGAGGCCTGGGTCTTGAGAGCCTGTCGCCGGAGTTTTTTACCTCCGTGGTGCAGGGTGTGCTGAACTCCCTGCTCGGCTCCCTGGGGGCCCGGGCCGGCAGCAGCGAGAGTATCGCCGCTTTCATCCAGCGCCTCAGCGGGTCCAGCAACATCTTCGAGCCTGGGGCTGATGGGGCCCTCG GATTCTTTGGGGCCCTGCTCTCTCTTCTGTGCCAGAACTTTTCCATGGTGGACGTGGTGATGCTCCTTCACGGCCATTTCCAGCCCCTGCAGCGGCTGCAGCCCCAGCTGCGGTCCTTTTTCCACCAGCACTACCTGGGTGGCCAAGAGCCCACACCTGGCAACATACGG ACGGCAACCCACACATTGATCACGGGGCTGGAAGAATACGTGCGGGAGAGTTTT TCTTTGGTGCAGGTTCAGCCCGGCGTGGACATCATCCGGACAAACCTGGAGTTTCTCCAGGAGCAGTTCAACAGCATTGCCGCTCACGTGCTGCACTGCACAG ACAGTGGATTTGGGGCCCGTTTACTGGAGTTGTGTAACCAGGGCCTGTTTGAATGCCTGGCCCTCAACCTGCACTGCTTGGGGGGACAGCAGATGGAGCTTGCCGCAGTCATCAACGGCCGAATT CGTCGCATGTCTCGTGGGGTGAACCCATCCTTGGTGAGCTGGCTGACCACTATGATGGGACTGAGGCTTCAGGTGGTTCTGGAGCACATGCCCGTGGGCCCTGATGCCATCCTCAGATACGTTCGCAGGGTCGGTGACCCCCCCCAG CCACTTCCTGAGGAGCCAATGGAAGTTCAGGGTTCAGAGAGGACTTCCCCTGAGCCTCAG CGGGAGAATGCTTCCCCGGCCCCGGGCACGACGGCAGAAGAGGCCATGTCCCGAGGGCCACCTCCTGCTCCTGAGGGCGGCGGCTCCCGGGACGAACAAGACGGAGCTTCAGCTGAGACCGAGCCTTGGGCAGCCGCAGTTCCCCCA GAGTGGGTCCCGATTATCCAGCAGGACATTCAGAGCCAGCGGAAGGTGAAGCCCCAGCCCCCCCTGAGCGACGCCTACCTCAGTGGTATGCCTGCCAAGAGACGTAAG ctccgGGCTGATATACAAAAGCGACTGCAGGAAGACCCCAATTACAGCCCCCAGCGCTTCCCTAATGCCCATCGGGCCTTTGCTGATGATCCCTAG
- the BAG6 gene encoding large proline-rich protein BAG6 isoform X7, producing the protein MEPSDSTSTTTSMEEPDSLEVLVKTLDSQTRTFIVGAQMNVKEFKEHIAASVSIPSEKQRLIYQGRVLQDDKKLQEYNVGGKVIHLVERAPPQTQLPSGASSGIGSASGTHGGGPPPGTRGPGASVHDRNANSYVMVGTFNLPSDGSAVDVHINMEQAPIQSEPRVRLVMAQHMIRDIQTLLSRMECRGAPQAQHSQPPAQTPTVAPEPVALSSQTSEPVESEVPPREPMEAEEVEERVPAQSPELTPSGPAPVGPTPAPETNAPNHPSPAEYVEVLQELQRLESRLQPFLQRYYEVLGAAATTDYNNNQEGREEDQRLINLVGESLRLLGNTFVALSDLRCNLACAPPRHLHVVRPMSHYTTPMVLQQAAIPIQINVGTTVTMTGNGTRPPPAANAEAAPPGPGQASSLAPTSTVVDSSTEGVPPPGPAPPPTTSHPRVIRISHQSVEPVVMMHMNIQDSGTQPGGVPSAPTGPLGPPGHGQTLGSTLIQLPSLPPEFMHAVAHQITHQAMVAAVASAAAGQQVPGFPTAPTRVVIARPTPPQARPSHPGGPPVSGTLQGTGLGTNASLAQMVSGLVGQLLMQPVLVAQGTPGMAPPAAPATASASAGTTNTATTAGPAPGGPAQPPPPQPSAADLQFSQLLGSLLGPAGPGAGGPGGASPTITVAMPGVPAFLQGMTDFLQATQTAPPPPPPPPPPAPAPEQQTVPPPGSPSAGAGSPGGLGLESLSPEFFTSVVQGVLNSLLGSLGARAGSSESIAAFIQRLSGSSNIFEPGADGALGFFGALLSLLCQNFSMVDVVMLLHGHFQPLQRLQPQLRSFFHQHYLGGQEPTPGNIRTATHTLITGLEEYVRESFSLVQVQPGVDIIRTNLEFLQEQFNSIAAHVLHCTDSGFGARLLELCNQGLFECLALNLHCLGGQQMELAAVINGRIRRMSRGVNPSLVSWLTTMMGLRLQVVLEHMPVGPDAILRYVRRVGDPPQPLPEEPMEVQGSERTSPEPQRENASPAPGTTAEEAMSRGPPPAPEGGGSRDEQDGASAETEPWAAAVPPEWVPIIQQDIQSQRKVKPQPPLSDAYLSGMPAKRRKLRADIQKRLQEDPNYSPQRFPNAHRAFADDP; encoded by the exons ATGAATGTAAAGGAGTTTAAAGAGCACATTGCTGCTTCTGTCAGCATTCCCTCTGAGAAACAACGGCTCATTTATCAGGGACGAGTTCTGCAGGATGATAAGAAGCTCCAGGAATACA ATGTTGGGGGAAAGGTTATTCACCTGGTGGAACGGGCTCCTCCTCAGACTCAGCTCCCTTCTGGGGCATCTTCTGGGATAGGGTCTGCCTCAGGCACCCATGGTGGAGGACCCCCACCTGGTACTCGGGGGCCTGGGGCCTCTGTTCATGACCGGAATGCCAACAGCTATGTCATGGTTGGAACCTTCAACCTTCCT AGTGACGGCTCTGCTGTGGATGTTCACATCAACATGGAACAGGCCCCGATTCAG AGTGAGCCCCGAGTACGGCTGGTGATGGCTCAGCACATGATCAGGGATATACAGACCTTACTATCCCGGATGGAG TGTCGAGGGGCACCCCAAGCACAGCACAGTCAGCCACCCGCACAGACGCCGACTGTGGCCCCGGAGCCTGTCGCCTTGAGCTCTCAAACATCAGAACCAGTCGAAAGCGAAGTGCCTCCTCGGGAGCCCATGGAGGCGGAAGAAGTGGAGGAGCGtgtcccagcccagagcccagaacTCACCCCTTCTGGCCCAGCCCCTGTGGGCCCAACACCTGCCCCAGAGACAAATGCGCCCAA CCACCCTTCGCCTGCGGAGTACGTTGAAGTGCTCCAGGAGCTCCAGCGGCTGGAGAGCCGCCTTCAGCCCTTCCTGCAGCGCTACTACGAGGTTCTGGGTGCCGCTGCCACCACGGACTACAACAACAAC CAAGAGGGCCGTGAAGAGGACCAGCGCTTGATCAACTTGGTGGGGGAGAGCCTGCGGCTGCTGGGCAACACCTTCGTGGCCCTGTCTGACCTGCGCTGCAACCTGGCCTGTGCGCCCCCACGACACCTGCACGTGGTTCGGCCCATGTCGCACTACACCACCCCCATGGTGCTTCAGCAGGCAGCCATCCCCATCCAG ATCAATGTGGGAACCACCGTGACCATGACGGGGAATGGGACTCGGCCCCCCCCGGCTGCCAATGCGGAGGCAGCTCCCCCTGGTCCTGGGCAGGCCTCATCCCTGGCTCCCACTTCCACCGTTGTCGACTCCTCAACCGAGGGGGTTCCCCCGCCAGGGCCGGCTCCCCCCCCGACCACCAGCCACCCGAGGGTCATCCGGATTTCCCACCAGAGCGTGGAACCCGTGGTCATGATGCACATGAACATCCAAG ATTCTGGCACACAGCCCGGTGGAGTTCCGAGTGCTCCCACTGGCCCCCTAGGACCCCCTGGTCATGGCCAGACCCTGG gctccaccctcatccagctgccctccctgccccctgagtTCATGCACGCCGTCGCCCACCAGATCACTCACCAGGCCATGGTGGCAGCTGTTGCCTCCGCGGCCGCAG GACAGCAGGTGCCAGGCTTCCCAACAGCTCCCACCCGGGTGGTGATTGCCCGGCCCACCCCTCCACAGGCTCGGCCTTCCCATCCTGGGGGGCCCCCCGTCTCGGGTACTCTA CAGGGCACCGGGCTGGGTACCAATGCATCTTTGGCCCAGATGGTGAGCGGCCTTGTGGGGCAGCTTCTGATGCAGCCAGTTCTTGTGG CTCAGGGGACCCCAGGAATGGCTCCGCCTGCGGCCCCCGCCACCGCCTCAGCCAGCGCGGGCACCACCAACACCGCGACCACGGCCGGCCCTGCCCCCGGGGGGCctgcccagcccccgcccccgcagcccTCCGCCGCTGACCTGCAgttctcccagctcctggggaGCCTGCTGGGGCCAGCAGGGCCCGGGGCCGGGGGGCCCGGCGGGGCTTCTCCTACCATCACCGTGGCGATGCCTGGCGTCCCCGCCTTCCTGCAGGGCATGACCGACTTCCTGCAG GCGACACAGACGGCGCCTCCGCCCCctccgccgcccccacccccggccccggcccccgaGCAGCAGACCGTGCCCCCGCCGGGGTCCCCTTCTGCTGGTGCAGGGAGCCCTGGAGGCCTGGGTCTTGAGAGCCTGTCGCCGGAGTTTTTTACCTCCGTGGTGCAGGGTGTGCTGAACTCCCTGCTCGGCTCCCTGGGGGCCCGGGCCGGCAGCAGCGAGAGTATCGCCGCTTTCATCCAGCGCCTCAGCGGGTCCAGCAACATCTTCGAGCCTGGGGCTGATGGGGCCCTCG GATTCTTTGGGGCCCTGCTCTCTCTTCTGTGCCAGAACTTTTCCATGGTGGACGTGGTGATGCTCCTTCACGGCCATTTCCAGCCCCTGCAGCGGCTGCAGCCCCAGCTGCGGTCCTTTTTCCACCAGCACTACCTGGGTGGCCAAGAGCCCACACCTGGCAACATACGG ACGGCAACCCACACATTGATCACGGGGCTGGAAGAATACGTGCGGGAGAGTTTT TCTTTGGTGCAGGTTCAGCCCGGCGTGGACATCATCCGGACAAACCTGGAGTTTCTCCAGGAGCAGTTCAACAGCATTGCCGCTCACGTGCTGCACTGCACAG ACAGTGGATTTGGGGCCCGTTTACTGGAGTTGTGTAACCAGGGCCTGTTTGAATGCCTGGCCCTCAACCTGCACTGCTTGGGGGGACAGCAGATGGAGCTTGCCGCAGTCATCAACGGCCGAATT CGTCGCATGTCTCGTGGGGTGAACCCATCCTTGGTGAGCTGGCTGACCACTATGATGGGACTGAGGCTTCAGGTGGTTCTGGAGCACATGCCCGTGGGCCCTGATGCCATCCTCAGATACGTTCGCAGGGTCGGTGACCCCCCCCAG CCACTTCCTGAGGAGCCAATGGAAGTTCAGGGTTCAGAGAGGACTTCCCCTGAGCCTCAG CGGGAGAATGCTTCCCCGGCCCCGGGCACGACGGCAGAAGAGGCCATGTCCCGAGGGCCACCTCCTGCTCCTGAGGGCGGCGGCTCCCGGGACGAACAAGACGGAGCTTCAGCTGAGACCGAGCCTTGGGCAGCCGCAGTTCCCCCA GAGTGGGTCCCGATTATCCAGCAGGACATTCAGAGCCAGCGGAAGGTGAAGCCCCAGCCCCCCCTGAGCGACGCCTACCTCAGTGGTATGCCTGCCAAGAGACGTAAG ctccgGGCTGATATACAAAAGCGACTGCAGGAAGACCCCAATTACAGCCCCCAGCGCTTCCCTAATGCCCATCGGGCCTTTGCTGATGATCCCTAG